A genomic window from Paenibacillus sp. FSL K6-0276 includes:
- a CDS encoding aromatic acid exporter family protein — MGFRVIKTAAATLLSVLVASAVGIPNAQSAGLLAILGVEVTLKRSFRTITARFLASLVGLFFGCILFWLLGFHYWVLGLYVLVGFPMIVKSGYKEGIVTSSVIVFRVFGQAELSLHVLLQQIELLAIGLGSAGLVNLVYMPQTGGVIYGIRKEVDRYFSVIFTQMARTLRDPAYIWDGKELIDADNAVQRGLTAATREMENHVIHPDEAWNVYFYMRKEQLESIQSMMQLLSQVYRHLPHGEMVAELFDQLSGDVLAEEYTGRTEHLLDELTREFEEMDLPETREEFEVRSAILQLCRELALYLKVAKRHKIPVSYKPEKRLKIRNKA, encoded by the coding sequence ATGGGATTTCGTGTAATTAAAACAGCTGCAGCTACGTTATTATCCGTACTAGTTGCGTCTGCAGTGGGTATACCTAATGCGCAGAGTGCAGGCTTACTGGCAATTTTAGGTGTAGAGGTTACTTTGAAAAGGAGTTTCCGAACGATAACGGCTCGTTTTTTAGCCTCGCTCGTGGGACTCTTTTTTGGCTGCATCCTTTTCTGGCTTCTAGGGTTCCATTACTGGGTACTCGGGCTGTATGTACTCGTAGGCTTCCCGATGATTGTAAAGTCTGGCTACAAAGAAGGAATTGTCACCAGCTCGGTTATCGTGTTTCGCGTGTTTGGACAAGCTGAACTATCGCTCCATGTCCTGCTGCAGCAAATAGAGCTTCTGGCTATTGGGCTCGGTTCAGCAGGGCTGGTGAACTTGGTTTACATGCCTCAGACTGGTGGAGTCATTTATGGGATCCGTAAGGAAGTGGATCGCTATTTTTCGGTTATTTTTACCCAGATGGCCCGTACGCTTCGTGATCCTGCGTATATTTGGGATGGCAAAGAATTAATTGATGCAGATAATGCAGTGCAGCGGGGACTAACGGCAGCTACCCGCGAGATGGAAAATCATGTCATTCATCCTGATGAAGCATGGAATGTCTATTTCTATATGCGGAAGGAGCAACTGGAATCGATTCAAAGTATGATGCAGCTGCTTTCTCAAGTGTATCGCCACTTACCACATGGGGAGATGGTTGCAGAATTATTCGACCAGCTTAGCGGGGATGTGCTTGCGGAAGAATATACTGGACGAACTGAACATTTGCTGGACGAGCTAACACGAGAATTCGAAGAAATGGATCTGCCAGAGACACGTGAGGAATTTGAAGTGCGCTCAGCTATTCTTCAATTATGTAGGGAACTGGCACTTTATTTAAAGGTCGCTAAGCGACATAAAATCCCGGTCAGTTACAAACCGGAGAAACGTCTGAAGATTCGAAATAAGGCTTAA